gggttagggttagtgttagggttacggttacggttagggttagggttaggtttagggttatggccattagcattagggtcagggttagggttaaggttagtgttagggtcagggttagggttatggttagatttagggttagggttagggttagggttagggttagggtcagggttaggtttagggttagggttagagttacggttagggttgggttagggttagggttagggttagggttagggttagggttagggttagggttacggttagggttagggtcagggttaggtttagggttagggttagagttacggttagggttggggttagggttggggttagggttagggttagggttagggttaaggttagggttagggttaggtttagggttagagttacggttagggttagggttagggttagggttagggatacggacattagggtttgggctagggttagggttacggccattagggttagggttagggttagggttagggttagggttagggttagcgttagggttagggttagggttagggttagggtcagggtcagggttatggttaggacagggtcagggttacggttacggttatggttagggttagggttagggttagggttagggttagggttaaatttagggttagggtcagggttagggttagggttagagttagggttaggtttagggttagggtcagggttagggttagggttagggttagggttaggtttagggttagggtcagggttagagttagggttagggttagggtaggggttaggtttagggttagggttagggttagggttagggttagcgttagggttagggttagggttagggttagggttacggttagggttagggttagggttagggttagggttagggttagggttaaatttagggttagggtcagggttagggttagggttagagttagggttagggttagggttagggtcagggttaggggtagggttagggttagggttagggttagggtcagggttagagttagggttaggtttagggtaggggttaggtttagggttagggttagggttagggttagggttactggccattagggttagtgttagtgttagggttacggccattagggttagggttagggttagggttagggttagggttagggtttgggttagggttagggttagggttagtgttagagtttcggttagggttggggttagggttagggatagggttagggttagggttagggttattgttagggttagggttagagttgggttagggttgggcttagggttagggttagggttagtgttagggttagggttagggttagggtcagggttaggtttagggttagtgtcagggtagggattagggttagggttagggttagggttagggttagggttagggttagggttagggttagggttagggttagggttagatttacgtttagggttagggttagggttacggttatggttagggttagggttatggccattagggttagggttatggccattagggttagggttatggttagggttacagccattagggtaagggtaagggtcagggttagggttagggttagagttagggttagggttagggttggggttaagttaagggttagggttacggttagggttagggttagggtcagggtcagggtcagggttagggttatggttagggttagggttaggacagggtcagggttatggttacggttagggttagggttagggttagggttaaatttagggttagggtcagggttagggttagggttagggttagggttagggttggagttagtgttaggtttggggttagagttacggttacgGCtttttgggttagggttaggtttagagttagatttagggttaagtttagggttagggttagggttagggttagggtcagcgTTAcgttcagggttagggttagggtagggattaggtttagggttagggttagggttagggttagggttactggccattagggttagggttagggttagggttacggccattagggttagggttagggttagggttagggttagggttaggggtagggtttggcttagagttagggttagggttacggttagagttagggtcagggttaggtttagggttagggttagagttagggttagggttggggttagggttaggtttaggattagggttaggtttagggttacggccattagggttagggcttggtttagggttagggttagggttagggttagggttagggtcagggtcagggttagggttagggttagggttagggttagggttagggttaggacagggtcagggttacggttacggttagggttagggttagggttagggttaaatttagggttagggtcagggttagggttagggttagagttagggttatggttagggttagggtcagcgtcagggttagtgttagggttagggttagggttagggttagggtt
This is a stretch of genomic DNA from Columba livia isolate bColLiv1 breed racing homer unplaced genomic scaffold, bColLiv1.pat.W.v2 Scaffold_102, whole genome shotgun sequence. It encodes these proteins:
- the LOC135577576 gene encoding circumsporozoite protein-like, which translates into the protein MPRNANSHPNPNPNSNPDPNPNPNPNPNPNPNSDPNPNPNPDPNPNPNPNSNPNPNPDPNPKFNPNPNPNPNPNPNPNRNPNPNPNPNPNANPNPNPNPNPKPNPYPNPNPNSNPDPNPKPNPNPNPNPNPDPNPKPNPNSNPNPNPDPNPKFNPNPNPNPNPNPNPNPNPNSNPNPNPNPNPNPNPNPIPNPNPNPNRNSNPNPNPNPN